A genomic region of Pristiophorus japonicus isolate sPriJap1 unplaced genomic scaffold, sPriJap1.hap1 HAP1_SCAFFOLD_2788, whole genome shotgun sequence contains the following coding sequences:
- the LOC139247665 gene encoding probable G-protein coupled receptor 139: MDRNLRTVDWNVTTMDWNLRTVDWNVTTMDRGLMSSIEQFYVRYDIRSLKWRIYFALQILQYFYYPLLAAVGVPFNSVTIVILSRGKCGLSKCVTCYLVAMATADLLVIIIDLILRHIPTVYTEQFQFVLSLPVCNIHAVLLYTVTDCSVWFTVTFTFDRFMAICCQKLKTKYCTERTATVVLGTVTVLSSLKDITWYFIFSGSYRLGNMPWFCHESDYSSDSLVWASIEFLHYILNPFVPFVLILLLNAFTIRHILVAIRTRRRLRGPSSGGSHKDPEMESRRKYIILLFLISGNFILLWAMYMLYFIYVRMFSLGYEYFYLPLFIRNLGFMLQLLSCCTNTAIYAVTQTKFREQLKNVVKYPFILIVKCIK; the protein is encoded by the exons ATGGATCGGAATCTGAGAACAGTGGATTGGAATGTGACAACAATGGATTGGAATCTGAGAACAGTGGATTGGAATGTGACAACAATGGACAGGGGTCTCATGTCCTCGATTGAACAATTTTATGTACGTTATGATATCCGATCATTAAAATGGCGGATCTACTTTGCTCTTCAGATTCTTCAATACTTTTACTATCCTCTCCTTGCTGCTGTGGGTGTTCCAT TTAACtcagtgacgattgtgatcctgtcccggggaaagtgcgggctctccaaatgtgtcacttgctacctggtggccatggcaacggcggatctcctggtcattatcatcgacttgatactgaggcacattcccaCGGTTTATACAGAACAGTTTCAATTCGTGCTGTCCCtccccgtgtgtaatatccacgctgtcTTGCTTTATACAGTCACAGACTgctctgtctggttcactgtcactttcaccttcgatcgatttatggccatttgttgccagaagctgaaaactaaatattgcaccgagagaacggcgactgtggttctgggaacagtgactgtgctgagcagCTTAAAGGACATCACCTGGTATTTTATCTTTTCGGGTTCGTACAGGCTCGGTAACATGCCCTGGTTTTGTCATGAATCAGACTATAGTTCCGATTCACTGGTCTGGGCATCAATCGAGTTCCTTCATTATATCCTCAACCCATTTgtcccatttgttctgatccttctgctcaacGCTTTCAccatcagacacattttagtggccatcaggacccgcaggagactccggggtcccAGCAGTGGGGGGAGTCACAAAGACCCCGAGATGGAGAGTCGTAGGAAATACATCATTTTACTGTTTCTTATCTCgggcaatttcatcctgttatgggcaaTGTATATGTTGTATTTTATCTATGTCCGGATGTTTTCGCTCGGCTATGAATATTTCTATCTACCGCTTTTTATCAGGAATCTGGGATTCATGCTGcaactcctgagttgctgcacaaacacggcgatttatgccgtgacccagactaagttcagagagcagttgaagaatgtggtgaaatatccctttattCTGATTGTGAAATGCATTAAATAA